In Longimicrobium sp., the genomic stretch TCTGCGCGACGTCGATGCGGCGCGAGTTCCCCGCGTTGGTCAGCACGGTGAAGCGGAACGGCTGCCCGTTGCGCTCCACGATCCCGTCGCCGTCGTGGTCCGCCCATCCCTTGCTGGCCAGGATGCGCTTCGCCTCCGCGGTGTCGTACGGGAGCGGCGGCATCGTCTGCGGGTCGTACAGGTCCTTGAAGATGGGCGAGTAGGGTCCGCCCGCCGGCTTCGCGTACTCGTCCATCTGCAGCGCACTCAGCAGCCCGCGCACGTCGATGGCCATCCCCAGCGCGCGCCGGATCTCGGGGTCGGCGAAGGGCGCGAAGGTGCGCGGGTTGTAGGCGATGTAGTCGTAGGCGCGCCCCTCCTCGCGCGCGAAGCGCACGCCCGGCGCCTGCTGCCGCGCGCGCTCCACCTGGTCGTAGGGAACGGGGCGCATGAAGTCCAGGTTCCCCGTCAGCAGCTCGGCCAGCCGCGTGGTGGCCTCGGGGATCACGCGGAACACGATGCGCTCCAGCCGCGGCTTCGGCGTGAAGTAGGGGTTGGGGACGAGGGTGAAGTGGTCGTTCTTCACCCATTCGCCGATGCGGTAGGGGCCGCTGACCACCAGGTTGCGCACCGGGTCCACGAACGCGCGGTGAGTGCGCATCTGCGCCGGGTCGCTCCCCTCGAACAGGTGCTTCGGCGAGATGCCGAGCCCGGAGTGGAAGAGCATGTCCGGGTAGCGGCGGTTGAAGTGGAAGGTGACGGTGCTGTCGTCGTTGGCCACCACCGAGTCCATGTTGCTGGCGTAGTCCTGCTGCGGCGAGGCCACGGCGGGGTTCTTCAGCATCTCGTAGGTGAACACCACGTCGGCCGCCGTCACCGGCCTCCCGTCGGACCACTTGTGCTGCGTGTTGAGATGGTAGCGCAGCGCGGTGGAGTCGGGCGGCAGGTACTCGTACGCGCGCGCCAGGGCCACGGGCGACTCGGGATAGGTGGTGTAGACCACGTGCCCGTCGCGCCACACCGAGCGGGTGAGCGAGGGGAACATCACGTCGCCGCCGATGTCGCCGTCGAGCACCGACTCGGCCACCAGCGGCATGGGATGGCTGATGTCGGCCAGCTCGGCCATCACCGCGGTGCCGCCGGACTCGGGCGGACCGGCGCTGTCGCCCGCGGCCGGGGCCTGGCCGGCGCGGCCGCGCTCGTCGCCGCCGCCGCACGCGGCCGCCAGCAGGAGGACGAAGGCGGCGCGGGGCGTGAACGGGGTACCGCCTGAGGTCTTCCGCATCGTTCGGGGTCGGGTGAGGGGGTGGTGGTGCGGCTTCAGCGGCCGGGGCGCCGCATCCGCGGATCCAGGTACCAGCGCGCCGCACCCACCCAGTCGCCGCGGGCGTCGGGATGCACGTTGCGCAGCCGCTCGTGCACGCCCTCGAGGCGCCGGGTGAAGTACAGGAAGGTGAACGGCTGGTCGTGCGAGATCTTCCGCTGGTACTCGATCCAGAGCGGCTTGGCGGCGGTCCGGTCCGCGATCTTGGGGAGCGTGTCCAGGTAGCGCTGCGTCTGCCGGTCGCAGTAGCCCACCCACTGGAACGGTTCCTCCATCTTCTCGCAGCTGAACAGGTCCGAGTCGTCGATGCGGAACTCGGTCACCCATCCCACGACCGCGGCGTCGTAGTCGCGGGCCGGGCGCTGCAGCCGGTCGAGGAGCGCGCCCCACTCCTGCACGCGCGGCTGCACCGCGATCCCCACCGCCTTGAGCTGCGCCTGCACGATCTCGGTGATGTCCTGCCGCTCGCGGTTGCCGCTGTTGGTGTACAGGGTGAAGGAGAACGGCGTCCCGTCCCTGTCGATGATGCCGTCGCCGTTCGTGTCGCGCCACCCGGCCTGCTCCAGGAGCCGGCGCGCGGCGGCGGGATCGTACTTCAGGTCCGCGCCCGCCTGCGGGTCGTAGTTCCAGTAGAACGGAGGGATGGTGCTGTTGGCCAGCCGCCCGTAGCCCCGCCGCACCCCCTGCAGGATCCCCTCGCGGTCGATGGCCATGGTCAGCGCCCGCCGCACGTTCGCGTCCCTGAACAGCGGCCTGCGCTCGTTCCACGCGATCACCGCGAACTGCCGGTCGGGGAAGGAGACGAGGCGCGTGTTGGGATTCTGCTCGATCTGCTCCGCCTGGATCGACGCGGGGGCGATGTAGTAGTCGATGTTCCCGTTCAGCAGCTCGGTCAGCAGCGTGGTCGGCTCGGGGATGGGGCGGTAGACGATGCGGTCGGCGTAGGGACGCCCTCCCAGCTCCGCCGGCCAGCGCGGGTTGGCCTCGAACACCCAGCTCTGCCCCTCGGTGTGCGACACGAACCGGAAGGGCCCGTTCCCCACCACGTTGCGCGTGGAGAACGGATGGTTGCGCATCTGCGCCGGCGCCGTCCCCCGCAGGACGTGCTCGGGCGCCGGGGCGAAGGAGCGCCACGGGTCCATGTAGTCGGCGTGCGGCGTCATCTTCACCTTGAAGGTGAACGAGTCGGGGACGGTCGCGTCGCCGTAGTGGGTCCAGAACGCCAGGTTCGGGAAGCCGGTGTCGGGGTTGCGCGCCAGGTCGTACGAGAACTTCACGTCGTACGCGGTGGTCTTCACCCCGTCCTGCCACCAGATGTCGTTGCGCAGGTGGAAGGTCAGCTCGGTGGTGTCGGCGTTGACCTCCCAGCTGCGGGCCAGGTACGGCACCGGCTCCAGCTTCTCGTCGTAGGTGATCAGCGGGGTGAAGAGCACGAACTGGCGCACGTTGTCCGACGTCTGGTCGGTGGCGGTGAGCGGGTTCATGTCCGGGATCTCGCCGATGGCGCCCACCACGATGGTGCCGCCGAAGCGCTGGGCCTGCGGCACCTGCGCGTCGCGGTCCGCGGCGTCCTTCGCCGCGCCGCTGGCTTCGCCTCCGCCTCCGCCTCCGCCGCCCCCGCACGCCGCCAGCAGCGCCAGCCCGAGCGCCACGGCCGTCCGCCTGTACGAAAACGTCATCCCCACCCGCCTTTGCAGCACTGGGTCGGCCCGCGCGCGGCGGGCGGGCCCCGCACGGGGCCCGGACGTGCTACTTGCTTTTCCCGCTTGGAGTTCCGGCCCCTAGCGGCGTCGGTCGGCGGGGATCCACCAGTCCTTCACGTTGGCCAGCTTGCTGCGCGCGTCCATCACCACCCCGCGCAGCCGCGGCCCGACGCCCGCCATGTCCTCGCTCCAGAAGAGGAAGGTGAGCGGCTGGTCCTGCTGCAGCAGGGTGAAGTACTG encodes the following:
- a CDS encoding ABC transporter substrate-binding protein; its protein translation is MRKTSGGTPFTPRAAFVLLLAAACGGGDERGRAGQAPAAGDSAGPPESGGTAVMAELADISHPMPLVAESVLDGDIGGDVMFPSLTRSVWRDGHVVYTTYPESPVALARAYEYLPPDSTALRYHLNTQHKWSDGRPVTAADVVFTYEMLKNPAVASPQQDYASNMDSVVANDDSTVTFHFNRRYPDMLFHSGLGISPKHLFEGSDPAQMRTHRAFVDPVRNLVVSGPYRIGEWVKNDHFTLVPNPYFTPKPRLERIVFRVIPEATTRLAELLTGNLDFMRPVPYDQVERARQQAPGVRFAREEGRAYDYIAYNPRTFAPFADPEIRRALGMAIDVRGLLSALQMDEYAKPAGGPYSPIFKDLYDPQTMPPLPYDTAEAKRILASKGWADHDGDGIVERNGQPFRFTVLTNAGNSRRIDVAQIVQQAWKRIGVDAQIRMSETNAFNETLRGKRFQAAVAGWVVGLSPDITTLWGKDSPFNFVSYDDPQTFALFRQAQAQPTEAGANPIWRQAAARIAAAQPYTFLYYYDQLDGLSSRLRDMKVDTYGAYQNAWEWWIPRSQQNARRQAAPAVPPAADTGKK
- a CDS encoding ABC transporter substrate-binding protein is translated as MTFSYRRTAVALGLALLAACGGGGGGGGGEASGAAKDAADRDAQVPQAQRFGGTIVVGAIGEIPDMNPLTATDQTSDNVRQFVLFTPLITYDEKLEPVPYLARSWEVNADTTELTFHLRNDIWWQDGVKTTAYDVKFSYDLARNPDTGFPNLAFWTHYGDATVPDSFTFKVKMTPHADYMDPWRSFAPAPEHVLRGTAPAQMRNHPFSTRNVVGNGPFRFVSHTEGQSWVFEANPRWPAELGGRPYADRIVYRPIPEPTTLLTELLNGNIDYYIAPASIQAEQIEQNPNTRLVSFPDRQFAVIAWNERRPLFRDANVRRALTMAIDREGILQGVRRGYGRLANSTIPPFYWNYDPQAGADLKYDPAAARRLLEQAGWRDTNGDGIIDRDGTPFSFTLYTNSGNRERQDITEIVQAQLKAVGIAVQPRVQEWGALLDRLQRPARDYDAAVVGWVTEFRIDDSDLFSCEKMEEPFQWVGYCDRQTQRYLDTLPKIADRTAAKPLWIEYQRKISHDQPFTFLYFTRRLEGVHERLRNVHPDARGDWVGAARWYLDPRMRRPGR